Proteins encoded by one window of Elaeis guineensis isolate ETL-2024a chromosome 12, EG11, whole genome shotgun sequence:
- the LOC105055628 gene encoding protein WALLS ARE THIN 1, producing MEDDAGKKICGVPERVQLHVAMLALQFGYAGFHVVSRAALNMGISKVVFPVYRNIIALILLVPFAYFLEKKDRPAITLNFLVQFFLLALCGITANQGFYLLGLDNTSPTFASAIQNSVPAITFLMAALLRIEKVRIDRRDGIAKLTGTLACVAGATVITLYKGPTIFSPSHALNQPSPRSTPTMLWLGDAEGKNWTLGCLYLIGHCLSWSGWLVLQAPVLKKYPARLSVTSYTCFFGVIQFLVIAAFIERDAEAWIFHSGSELFTILYAGFIASGVAFAVQIWCIDRGGPVFVAVYQPVQTLVVAIMASIALGEQFYLGGIIGAILIIAGLYLVLWGKSEERAFAAMEATVVVSSTGENDGIRSTTPFKASSLAQPLLPSSPENV from the exons ATGGAGGATGATGCGGGGAAGAAAATATGCGGCGTGCCGGAGAGGGTGCAGCTGCATGTGGCCATGTTGGCCCTGCAGTTTGGGTACGCAGGGTTTCATGTCGTCTCCCGGGCGGCCCTTAATATGGGCATCAGCAAGGTGGTGTTCCCCGTCTATCGGAACATCATCGCCTTGATCCTCCTCGTCCCTTTTGCCTACTTCCTCGAGAA GAAAGACAGGCCAGCCATAACCCTCAACTTCCTCGTTCAATTCTTCCTCCTAGCGTTGTGTGG CATAACTGCAAACCAGGGCTTCTACCTACTAGGCCTTGACAACACCTCTCCTACCTTCGCCTCCGCCATCCAAAACTCCGTCCCTGCCATCACCTTCCTCATGGCCGCCCTCCTCAG GATAGAGAAGGTCCGCATCGACCGAAGGGACGGGATTGCAAAGCTGACGGGTACGTTAGCCTGTGTCGCAGGCGCGACGGTCATAACACTCTACAAGGGCCCGACCATCTTCTCGCCATCTCATGCACTGAACCAACCTAGCCCTCGCTCCACGCCCACAATGCTGTGGCTGGGTGATGCCGAGGGGAAGAACTGGACACTTGGTTGCTTATATCTCATCGGACACTGCCTGTCGTGGTCCGGATGGCTGGTGCTCCAGGCGCCGGTGCTGAAGAAGTACCCGGCGAGGCTGTCGGTGACCTCGTACACATGCTTCTTCGGCGTCATCCAGTTCTTGGTCATCGCAGCCTTCATCGAGAGGGATGCCGAGGCCTGGATCTTCCACTCTGGCTCCGAGCTCTTCACCATCCTCTATGCG GGATTTATTGCTTCAGGGGTTGCCTTTGCTGTTCAAATATGGTGCATCGACCGCGGTGGTCCTGTCTTTGTGGCTGTTTACCAACCAGTGCAGACACTTGTCGTCGCTATCATGGCTTCGATTGCCTTGGGTGAACAGTTCTACCTTGGAGG GATCATTGGTGCAATTCTGATCATAGCCGGACTGTATCTGGTCTTATGGGGGAAGAGTGAAGAGAGAGCATTTGCTGCAATGGAGGCCACCGTCGTGGTTTCTTCCACTGGTGAAAATGATGGAATCAGATCAACGACTCCCTTCAAAGCTTCTTCCCTTGCCCAGCCACTGTTGCCCTCATCTCCAGAAAATGTGTGA